Proteins from a genomic interval of Haliaeetus albicilla chromosome 13, bHalAlb1.1, whole genome shotgun sequence:
- the NKX6-3 gene encoding homeobox protein Nkx-6.3: MDANLPGTFLLNGPSLGPFPEAKAPVCQYSVQSSFYKLGPPGLGAQLAAGTPHGISDILSRPAATPNSGLLPGYPHAGGFNGLSSPGVYYGPQVGALPKAGGEYLPRGRSCWAEAAPDWRGGRQCGGPPAHLADSIHKKKHTRPTFTGHQIFALEKTFEQTKYLAGPERARLAYSLGMTESQVKVWFQNRRTKWRKKSALEPSSSSQRAGGSGGERAASETEDDEYNKPLDPDSDDEKIRLLLRKHRAAFSVLGLGTHSG, encoded by the exons ATGGACGCCAACCTGCCGGGCACTTTCCTGCTCAACGGTCCCTCGCTGGGGCCTTTCCCCGAGGCCAAGGCGCCCGTCTGCCAGTACTCGGTGCAGAGCTCCTTCTACAAGCTGGGCCCCCCCGGGCTTGGAGCCCAGCTGGCTGCCGGCACCCCCCACGGCATCTCCGACATCCTCAGCCGGCCCGCGGCGACGCCGAACAGCGGCCTTCTCCCCGGCTATCCCCACGCGGGCGGATTTAACGGACTGAGCTCCCCGGGCGTCTATTACGGGCCCCAGGTGGGGGCCCTCCCCAAGGCCGGCGGCGAGTACCTGCCGCGGGGCCGGAGCTGCTGGGCAGAGGCGGCCCCGGACTGGCGGGGCGGCCGGCAGTGCGGCGGCC CCCCTGCTCACCTGGCCGACAGCATCCACAAGAAGAAGCACACGCGCCCAACCTTCACGGGGCACCAGATCTTCGCTCTGGAGAAGACTTTTGAGCAGACCAAGTACCTGGCGGGTCCGGAGAGAGCACGGCTGGCCTATTCCCTTGGCATGACTGAGTCCCAGGTGAAG GTCTGGTTCCAGAACCGACGGACCaaatggaggaagaagagcGCCCTGGAGCCCTCCTCGTCCTCGCAGCGGGCGGGGGGCTCTGGCGGAGAGCGGGCGGCCTCTGAGACCGAGGACGACGAGTACAACAAGCCCCTGGACCCAGACTCGGATGACGAGAAGATCCggctgctgctgaggaagcaTCGTGCGGCCTTCTCAGTGCTGGGCTTGGGCACGCACAGCGGCTGA
- the ANK1 gene encoding ankyrin-1 isoform X13 — translation MWAFLAQLLIALVLLAFFLVSCQNVMHIVRGSVRFLLKHAHRELDKELGESQGLADDEEALSTRVVRRRVLVKGNEVLHLPGQQVTEEQFTDDQGNIITKKVIRKVVHQLGPGDADDRQEQEELMLEGSLQEPQDLEAEDDHFMKYSILHRDGLGAKEEVRVRVPKPEVSGGRMGAQIVKRASLKRGKQ, via the exons ATGTGGGCTTTCCTGGCCCAGTTGCTGATCGCGCTGGTGCTGCTGGCCTTCTTTCTGGTCAGCTGCCAGAACGTCATGCACATCGTCAGGGGCTCTGTTCGCTTTCTGCTCAAACACGCCCACCGCGAGCTGGACAAGGAGCTTGGGGAGAGCCAGGGGCTGGCGGATGACGAGGAGGCTCTCTCCACCAGGGTCGTCCGCCGGCGCGTCCTTGTGAAG GGGAACGAAGTCCTTCATCTCCCCGGACAGCAGGTGACTGAGGAGCAGTTCACAGATGATCAAGGCAATATCATCACCAAGAAG GTCATCCGGAAAGTGGTGCATCAGCTGGGTCCTGGTGATGCAGATgacaggcaggagcaggaggagctgatGCTGGAGGGCTCCCTGCAGGAGCCCCAAGACCTGGAGGCTGAGGACGATCACTTCATGAAATACTCCATCCTGCACCGAGACGGTCTGGGGGCCAAG GAGGAGGTGCGAGTGCGTGTCCCGAAACCAGAGGTCTCCGGGGGCAGGATGGGGGCTCAGATAGTGAAACGAGCCAGCCTGAAAAGGGGGAAGCAGTGA
- the ANK1 gene encoding ankyrin-1 isoform X14 gives MWAFLAQLLIALVLLAFFLVSCQNVMHIVRGSVRFLLKHAHRELDKELGESQGLADDEEALSTRVVRRRVLVKGNEVLHLPGQQVTEEQFTDDQGNIITKKDLTSTPNH, from the exons ATGTGGGCTTTCCTGGCCCAGTTGCTGATCGCGCTGGTGCTGCTGGCCTTCTTTCTGGTCAGCTGCCAGAACGTCATGCACATCGTCAGGGGCTCTGTTCGCTTTCTGCTCAAACACGCCCACCGCGAGCTGGACAAGGAGCTTGGGGAGAGCCAGGGGCTGGCGGATGACGAGGAGGCTCTCTCCACCAGGGTCGTCCGCCGGCGCGTCCTTGTGAAG GGGAACGAAGTCCTTCATCTCCCCGGACAGCAGGTGACTGAGGAGCAGTTCACAGATGATCAAGGCAATATCATCACCAAGAAG GATCTCACCTCAACACCAAACCACTGA